The following proteins are encoded in a genomic region of Syntrophotaleaceae bacterium:
- a CDS encoding cytochrome c peroxidase translates to MRTRHLVLLAALPLALVMLAPAPASAVDPAPLNTVVVPEPVNLNQFVADRTAARRLGKALFWDMQLGSDGQMACASCHFHAGADGRTRNTLNPGANGTFDNGSRVNNQIGTNDFPFVSFAAPDDPDSARTVRDDRAGSQGVNRSRSLGIVEGLPREPARSEPDPVFNLHGRNVRGATRRNAPSIINSVFNFANNWNGRANHFFNGVNIFGIMDQQAVVHINQGGTLTPVSLVDNLLNNPYALDNSSVASQALGPPLDTLEMSWIGRTWPDIGRKMLSLRPLAGQDVHPQDSLLGGARHSSGKGLNTTYQAMIQAAFRPEFYNSSSVIDGYSQIEHNFPLFFGLAVQSYVATLVANNSPFDRFLAGDIGALSPSAQRGWGTFQSGGAGCLDCHIGPELTGASITFAKAPGEPGLIELMAMADNSLGNYDIGFYNIGVAPTTDDSGRGGRVTINGQSLPISFTGQWFERNTLPFDPVAQPGCINDFLADPPTICPDQVDLNTRQAVNGAFKTPGLRNVELTGPYMHNGSMVTLMQVVDFYTRGGNFPAENIANLDPAIQPIGSLRGNEEGQEELVDFLLSLTDERVRWEMAPFDHPQLFVADGHLDRVPGNPKRSRVLSDNLLEIPAVGGLGRNAQGLPPLRPFLAPDGLSSTQFHYQP, encoded by the coding sequence ATGCGAACCCGTCACCTGGTGTTATTGGCAGCCTTACCTCTGGCGCTGGTCATGCTCGCTCCCGCTCCGGCTTCGGCCGTCGATCCCGCCCCCCTCAATACGGTGGTCGTGCCAGAACCTGTCAATCTAAACCAGTTCGTGGCCGACCGCACTGCCGCCCGACGTTTGGGGAAAGCGCTGTTCTGGGACATGCAGCTTGGCAGTGACGGCCAGATGGCCTGCGCGAGTTGCCACTTCCATGCCGGTGCGGACGGCCGAACCCGCAACACGCTGAATCCGGGGGCGAACGGCACTTTCGACAACGGGTCTCGGGTCAACAATCAGATAGGAACAAATGACTTTCCCTTCGTCAGCTTCGCTGCGCCGGACGACCCGGATTCCGCCCGTACCGTGCGTGACGATCGGGCCGGCAGCCAGGGGGTGAACAGAAGCCGTTCCCTGGGGATCGTCGAAGGCCTTCCCCGGGAGCCTGCCCGTTCGGAGCCCGACCCCGTTTTCAATCTTCATGGACGCAATGTTCGTGGCGCCACACGGCGCAATGCTCCTTCCATCATCAACTCTGTCTTCAACTTCGCCAACAACTGGAACGGACGAGCCAACCACTTTTTCAACGGGGTGAATATTTTCGGCATCATGGATCAGCAGGCGGTGGTCCACATCAACCAGGGGGGCACACTCACGCCCGTCAGCCTGGTCGACAACCTGCTCAACAACCCCTATGCCCTGGATAATTCCAGTGTTGCCTCCCAGGCCCTGGGGCCACCACTCGACACCCTGGAAATGTCCTGGATCGGCCGCACCTGGCCGGATATCGGACGCAAGATGCTGTCCCTGCGTCCTTTGGCCGGACAGGATGTCCACCCCCAGGACAGCCTTCTGGGAGGGGCTCGCCATTCCTCCGGCAAAGGTCTGAATACCACCTATCAGGCCATGATCCAGGCAGCCTTCCGCCCGGAGTTCTACAACAGCTCCTCAGTCATCGACGGATACAGTCAAATCGAGCACAATTTCCCCCTGTTTTTCGGTCTTGCCGTGCAGTCCTATGTAGCCACCCTTGTGGCCAACAACAGCCCCTTCGACCGGTTTCTGGCTGGTGATATCGGGGCCCTGAGCCCGAGCGCGCAACGGGGTTGGGGAACTTTCCAGTCCGGCGGAGCCGGCTGCCTCGATTGCCATATCGGGCCGGAACTGACCGGCGCCTCCATCACCTTTGCCAAAGCCCCTGGTGAGCCTGGACTCATCGAGCTGATGGCCATGGCGGACAACAGCCTGGGCAACTATGACATCGGCTTCTATAACATCGGGGTGGCGCCCACGACCGACGATTCGGGACGCGGCGGTCGGGTGACGATCAATGGCCAGAGCTTGCCCATTTCCTTCACCGGGCAGTGGTTTGAGCGAAATACTTTGCCCTTCGACCCCGTTGCCCAGCCGGGATGTATCAACGATTTTCTGGCTGATCCTCCCACCATCTGCCCGGACCAGGTTGACCTCAATACCCGCCAGGCGGTCAACGGCGCCTTCAAGACCCCGGGGCTGCGCAATGTTGAGCTCACTGGTCCCTACATGCATAACGGGAGCATGGTGACTCTGATGCAGGTGGTCGATTTCTACACCCGCGGAGGCAACTTCCCGGCAGAAAATATCGCAAACCTGGATCCGGCGATTCAACCCATCGGCTCCCTGCGCGGCAATGAAGAAGGTCAGGAGGAACTGGTGGATTTCCTCCTCTCCCTGACCGATGAGCGGGTCCGCTGGGAAATGGCCCCCTTCGACCATCCCCAGCTGTTCGTTGCCGACGGTCATCTCGACCGGGTCCCGGGCAATCCGAAGCGAAGCCGCGTACTGAGCGACAATTTATTGGAAATTCCGGCCGTTGGTGGACTGGGGCGAAATGCCCAGGGGTTGCCGCCTCTGAGGCCCTTCCTGGCCCCGGACGGTCTGTCCAGCACTCAGTTCCATTACCAGCCTTAA